The segment CCAGGCAGCACCCAGATCCTGAGGGCAGCTTTTCGATCGTGTGGGCAGTGCCTGGAAACTGAGGGCAGCTCTTAGATTCTGAGGGCAGCACTTGGATCCTGATGGCAGCACCTGGGTCCTGTGGGCAGCTCCTGTTTCCCTCCCAAAACTCACCCTCTATGCACAGTTCTGGAACACAGTGACTTCTCCAATCTATACAACTGATGAGAAACCACATAACGGCATGTGATTGTCTAAAGTTCAAATTCCTGCCAGAGCAGATGAATGGCAAAAGCATCACCCACCTTCTCTCAGCCCAGGCCAGAGTCAACATCCTGGGAAGCCAgccagcttcctgaggaggtgTTCCCCCCTCAGGAAGGGGTCGTGCTCCAGAAGAacatgccagctgtgccccggCTTGCAGGGACATCACGATGCCATTGAGCTGTGGTGCCGTGGCATCTTCACTGCACTGCCACCACTTCTTCAATGGGACGGGCAGCATGGAGCCGCTCCCTCCACAGCTCACGGGGACCAGCGGAAGCATCTCCTTGGCTGCGCTCTCTCCTCCATGCCGCAGTCGCATGGAAATGCTCCAGGGTTTTCTTCCAGCGCCACAAGATGTGTGCCGGTGCTACTTGCTGGTTCCTGGACCCTACTGTGCACAGGAATGCATCTCTGCTGTctcctgggccaggctgggctcctgcagccaagAATGCTCAAAAAGGTCCTCCAGTGATGGCCTGTCTGTGGGCTCCATTCATAAACACCACTGGCACTCTGCTGGCACTCTGCGGAGAGAAACCAGAAACCGCCGCTCAGCGGGACAAGGCTCTTGTCCTTGCTCTCCCACATTCCACAATGCCCAGGCCACCAGGAGTGCTCAGAGCTACAGCCAAAATCTTCCTATCAATCCTCTCTTGCGGAGGAcaccagcacagaggcacaggtgccacctcctccagctgcgCCCAGGAGATCTACCTCCTCACCAGCTGCAAGAGCAGGATGCTTATGCGCCAGCTGCCCCTCCCAATCCCGTTCTTCCCCTCATGTCTTGAAGGCACATCCCCACCTTGAGACAGGGCAGGAAGAAGAGCTGGCCCCAGACAATGTCCTCGTTGGTGTGGAAAGGAAGGTACCTGCAGACCAGCTCATAGagcaggatgcccagggaccagatggTGGCTGGCTGGCCATGGTAGCAGCCAAAGAGGATCCACTCTGGTGGGCTGTACTCCGGTGTTCCTATGGAACACAGGCGCAGCTCATCAGGCCcatgctgctccctccctcccagccagctcccaTTCCACAACAgccagtccctgccctgccaaaaAGCAACTTGGCTGTAGCTGGCTGAAGAAGGattctccctccttccctccctcctttcttccctccctcttccccctCTGCCAGCCAAGGGGGAAActttgctgccctgctgggccccGGCTTTGGACTTACCTGACATCCAGGTGTAGAACGTGTCCTGGAGGATTGTGCCGCACCCGAAGTCGATGAGCTTTGCCTTGCCTGTGGCCAGGTTGACGAAGACGTTCTTGGCCTTGATGTGGTGGTGCAGGGCACCCCTGCTGCTGCAACGCCGCacggcctccagcacctggcagagcagcccctgtgccacgGGCTCTGTCAGGAACCGCTGCTCATGCAGGAAGTACCAGAGGTCCTGACAGCGCTGCGGACGCTCCATGAGCAGTGTGAAGCCATCTGGCACCTCGAACCAGTCCAGGAGCCGCATGACGCCGCGGAAGCCAGACCGCGACACCTTCCACAG is part of the Melospiza georgiana isolate bMelGeo1 chromosome 29, bMelGeo1.pri, whole genome shotgun sequence genome and harbors:
- the LOC131094409 gene encoding serine/threonine-protein kinase pim-3-like, which produces MVSCGGAQQGLPEVWRSISPTDGIAVPPQRKGALVPLEPALLWKVSRSGFRGVMRLLDWFEVPDGFTLLMERPQRCQDLWYFLHEQRFLTEPVAQGLLCQVLEAVRRCSSRGALHHHIKAKNVFVNLATGKAKLIDFGCGTILQDTFYTWMSGTPEYSPPEWILFGCYHGQPATIWSLGILLYELVCRYLPFHTNEDIVWGQLFFLPCLKSASRVPVVFMNGAHRQAITGGPF